In a genomic window of Helianthus annuus cultivar XRQ/B chromosome 10, HanXRQr2.0-SUNRISE, whole genome shotgun sequence:
- the LOC110882406 gene encoding uncharacterized protein LOC110882406, translating into MMREFCPRHELRALEREFDDLKQDSGEHRAYTDRYEELSLLCPTMVTPLDKAIERYIDGLPDSVQDIVTGSNPTTVRQAIELAATLTESQIRKGKLHRKGEKGKKQASDKEDSKKGKNKKGKDSSSSKGSRKRKASQNYAVTAQAQAAPNQPAQPLAKKPYLGNAPLCNRCNGHHQPHLQCRQCTNCGRPGHLAASCRIPANQNRAAQNPAQQVAQPLAQQRGQAARPHYPPGSCYNCGDLTHYRNQCPRLVNANPAQAQARGRVFNMNAQEAQADNEVVNGAVA; encoded by the exons atgatgagggaattttgtcctcgtcatgaactgcgagccttggaaagggagtttgatgacTTGAAACAGGATAGTGGCGAGCatcgggcatatactgataggtatgaggagctgagtttgttgtgcccaacaatggttaccccactcgataaggctatcgaaaggtacatcgatggtctacctgactcagtgcaagacatcgttactggtagtaaccctaccacagtccgtcaggcgatcgagttagcagcgacattgactgagtcgcagattcggaagggtaagttgcacaggaaGGGGGAGAAAGGTAAGAAGCAGGCGTCTGACAaagaggatagcaagaaaggtaaaaacaagaagggtaAGGATTCTAGTTCCTCGAAGggttctaggaagcgaaaggcttcccaaaactacgCCGTTACCGCACAGGCCCaagctgcaccaaatcagcctgcgcaaccacttgccaagaagccttatctaggcaatgcacctttgtgcaacaggtgtaacggtcatcatcagccacacctccagtgtcgtcaatgtaccaactgtggaagacctggtcatcttgctgcttcatgccgcattcctgctaatcagaatcgggcagctcagaacccggctcaacaagttgcccAGCCTCTTGCTCAACAAcgaggtcaagctgcacgacctcactacccaccaggttcttgttataactgtggggatctgacacACTACCGTAACCAatgtccaagattggtgaatgcgaatccagctcaggctcaggctcgaggtcgagtcttcaacatgaatgcacaagaggcgcaaGCGGACAATGAAGTGgttaacg gagctgttgcttag